From Chelatococcus sp. YT9, a single genomic window includes:
- a CDS encoding NAD(P)-dependent alcohol dehydrogenase: MPKMKAAIFVEPGRIVLDEKPIPDIGPLDALLRISTTTICGTDVHILKGEYPVAKGLTIGHEPVGIIEKLGSAVTGYREGQRVIAGAITPSGHSYACLCGCASQDGPDTRHGFKATGGWKFGNTIDGAQAEYVRVPDAMVNLSPVPDHLTDEQVLMCPDIMSTGFSGAENGGVRIGDTVVVFALGPIGLCAVAGAKLMGATTIIGVDTVPERLAVARKLGADHVVDFKQGDPVEQIMALTDGRGVDVSIEALGTQGTFESALRVLRPGGTLSSLGVYSSNLTIPLSAFSAGLGDNRIVTALCPGGKERMRRLMGVIASGRADLTALVTHRFKLDDIETAYDLFSHQRDGVLKVAITP, encoded by the coding sequence ATGCCCAAGATGAAAGCCGCCATCTTCGTCGAACCCGGCCGGATTGTCCTCGATGAGAAGCCCATACCGGACATCGGACCGCTCGACGCACTTCTGCGCATCTCGACGACAACGATCTGCGGCACGGATGTCCATATTCTCAAGGGTGAATACCCCGTTGCCAAGGGGCTGACGATCGGCCATGAGCCCGTTGGCATCATCGAGAAGCTCGGCTCCGCCGTCACGGGCTATCGCGAGGGACAACGCGTTATCGCCGGTGCCATCACCCCGAGCGGCCATAGCTATGCATGTCTGTGCGGTTGCGCATCGCAGGACGGCCCGGACACGCGTCATGGCTTCAAGGCCACCGGTGGCTGGAAATTCGGCAATACGATCGACGGTGCACAGGCCGAGTATGTCCGAGTGCCGGACGCCATGGTGAACCTGAGCCCGGTGCCGGATCATCTGACGGACGAGCAGGTCCTCATGTGTCCGGATATCATGTCGACCGGGTTTTCAGGTGCTGAGAACGGCGGCGTGCGCATCGGCGATACCGTTGTCGTCTTCGCGCTCGGGCCGATCGGGCTGTGCGCCGTGGCCGGCGCCAAGCTGATGGGAGCCACGACGATCATCGGCGTCGACACCGTGCCGGAGCGTCTGGCCGTTGCCAGAAAGCTGGGGGCCGACCATGTGGTCGATTTCAAGCAGGGCGATCCCGTCGAGCAGATCATGGCTCTGACCGACGGCCGCGGTGTCGACGTATCGATCGAAGCGCTCGGGACGCAGGGCACCTTTGAATCGGCGCTGCGCGTGCTGCGACCGGGCGGGACGCTGTCGAGCCTCGGCGTTTATTCCAGCAACCTGACTATTCCCCTCAGCGCCTTTTCCGCCGGTCTCGGGGACAACCGCATCGTCACGGCGCTTTGCCCCGGCGGCAAGGAGCGGATGCGACGCCTGATGGGCGTCATCGCGTCGGGCCGCGCCGACTTGACGGCGCTCGTCACGCATCGGTTCAAGCTCGACGATATCGAGACGGCCTATGACCTTTTCTCCCACCAGCGCGACGGCGTGCTGAAGGTGGCGATTACGCCTTGA
- a CDS encoding PAS domain-containing sensor histidine kinase codes for MTASATKTSAAFQEPRADKRDTESVLREREARLRSILETAPEALVTIDERGLIESFSKSAEILFGYGADEVVGRNVSMLMPAPHRAAHDGYLSRYLATGEKRIIGIGRTVEGLRKDGSTFPMELAVGEAVANGRRLFTGFIRDLTSRHRMEQELRHAQKMEAIGQLTGGIAHDFNNLLTVILGNLEMLERRLQPDPLKHTLVREAQEAAQLGAQLTERLLAFGRRHPLDPKLVDISRLVSEFAGLLRRTLGETVQVRMVVDEHNLQAVVDASQLQNALLNLGINARDAMPDGGRLTIEVSRAELDSSYSEIYPDVTAGHYVLIAVTDGGSGMSSEVRDRAFEPFFTTKEVGAGTGLGLSQVYGFVKQSGGHVQLYSEPGHGTTVRLFLPVVVQDRAGDAASSTDTPTLLPRAKGETILVVEDDPRVRRVTVSRLRDLGYHVLEAENGPLALEMFQRHEDVALVFTDMVMPGGMTGGDLATAVQALRPAIKLLLTSGYAEPDLVMRHPASTAQWLMKPYTTATLARKLRSVLD; via the coding sequence GTGACCGCAAGTGCCACCAAGACGAGCGCGGCCTTTCAGGAGCCTCGCGCGGACAAGCGCGACACCGAAAGCGTGCTGCGCGAACGGGAAGCACGGCTACGCTCCATCCTGGAGACCGCCCCGGAAGCGCTCGTCACGATCGACGAGCGTGGCCTCATCGAATCATTCAGCAAGTCCGCCGAGATCCTGTTTGGTTACGGTGCCGACGAAGTCGTCGGGCGCAACGTCAGCATGCTCATGCCGGCCCCACACCGCGCCGCCCATGATGGCTATCTCAGCCGCTATCTCGCGACAGGCGAAAAACGCATCATCGGGATCGGCCGCACCGTCGAGGGCTTGCGCAAGGACGGCTCGACATTCCCGATGGAACTCGCCGTTGGCGAGGCTGTGGCCAATGGCCGGCGTCTGTTCACAGGCTTCATCCGCGACCTCACCTCTCGCCATCGCATGGAGCAGGAACTGCGCCATGCCCAGAAGATGGAAGCCATCGGGCAGCTCACCGGCGGCATCGCCCACGACTTCAACAATCTCCTGACAGTCATCCTCGGCAATCTCGAGATGCTCGAGCGTCGGCTGCAGCCCGACCCCCTCAAGCACACTCTGGTCCGCGAGGCCCAGGAGGCTGCCCAGCTCGGCGCGCAGTTGACGGAACGCCTGCTCGCCTTCGGGCGCAGGCACCCTCTTGATCCCAAGCTGGTCGACATCAGCAGGCTCGTCAGCGAATTCGCCGGACTGTTGCGGCGCACGTTGGGCGAGACCGTGCAGGTGCGCATGGTCGTGGATGAACATAATCTGCAGGCCGTCGTCGATGCATCGCAATTGCAGAACGCCCTGCTCAATCTCGGCATTAATGCGCGGGATGCCATGCCCGACGGTGGCCGGCTGACGATCGAGGTCAGCCGCGCCGAACTGGACAGCAGCTATAGCGAAATCTATCCGGACGTGACCGCCGGCCACTACGTGCTGATTGCGGTGACAGATGGGGGTTCCGGCATGAGTTCCGAGGTGCGGGACCGCGCCTTCGAGCCGTTCTTCACGACCAAGGAGGTCGGTGCCGGTACAGGATTGGGCCTCAGCCAAGTCTATGGCTTCGTCAAGCAGTCCGGCGGCCATGTCCAGCTCTACAGCGAACCAGGCCATGGCACGACTGTCCGGCTGTTCCTGCCGGTCGTCGTTCAGGACCGGGCGGGCGATGCGGCTTCATCAACGGACACCCCGACCCTGTTACCGCGCGCAAAGGGCGAGACAATTCTGGTCGTGGAGGACGACCCGCGCGTGCGCCGCGTCACTGTCAGCCGCCTGCGCGATCTCGGCTATCACGTGCTGGAAGCCGAGAACGGCCCGCTCGCCCTCGAGATGTTTCAGCGGCACGAAGATGTCGCTCTCGTCTTTACGGACATGGTGATGCCAGGCGGCATGACCGGTGGCGATCTTGCGACGGCGGTACAAGCGCTACGCCCAGCCATCAAGCTCCTGCTCACGTCGGGCTATGCCGAACCGGACCTTGTCATGCGGCATCCGGCATCGACCGCCCAATGGCTGATGAAGCCCTATACGACGGCGACCCTGGCCAGAAAGCTTCGCAGCGTGCTCGATTGA
- a CDS encoding helix-turn-helix domain-containing protein, translating into METLTTALTAAPVFPFPARQPALGACEAYATRAGQEGASLDALFRNAALESFDAGQTVFWEGDGAGDVFTVVEGLLRLYRSLPDGRRAITGFACAGEIVGIAFSRRYPCSAEAVAEIKLRRVSRRSFYTAADEIPRLHSDALATIAKELARAQDQIVLLGRKTADERVASFILAMAERIGHSPREIDLPMSRLDMADYLGLTIETVSRVLTRMQRDGLISFRGRYHLIIERPRCLRELGGGADEARDDDLPLACTG; encoded by the coding sequence ATGGAGACTCTGACCACCGCCTTGACGGCCGCCCCCGTCTTTCCATTTCCCGCCCGGCAGCCCGCTCTGGGCGCGTGCGAGGCCTATGCGACGCGAGCCGGACAGGAGGGGGCAAGCCTCGACGCACTTTTCCGCAATGCCGCGCTCGAGTCGTTCGATGCTGGTCAAACCGTGTTCTGGGAGGGCGACGGCGCCGGCGATGTCTTCACTGTTGTAGAAGGCCTTCTGCGGCTCTACCGGTCCCTGCCCGACGGGCGCCGTGCGATCACGGGTTTTGCCTGTGCGGGCGAGATCGTCGGCATCGCCTTCTCGCGCCGCTATCCCTGCAGCGCCGAGGCTGTTGCCGAGATCAAGCTCCGCCGTGTGTCACGTCGGAGCTTCTACACCGCCGCCGACGAGATCCCGCGCCTTCACTCGGACGCGCTCGCGACCATCGCGAAGGAGTTGGCCCGAGCCCAGGACCAGATCGTGCTGCTCGGTCGCAAAACAGCGGATGAGCGCGTAGCGAGCTTCATTCTCGCCATGGCCGAGCGCATCGGTCACTCGCCGCGGGAAATCGACCTGCCGATGAGCCGCCTCGACATGGCCGACTACCTTGGCCTGACCATCGAGACGGTGAGTCGCGTCCTCACGCGCATGCAGCGTGACGGGTTGATTTCCTTCCGCGGCCGTTACCACCTGATCATCGAGCGTCCACGCTGCCTGCGTGAGCTCGGCGGCGGGGCCGACGAGGCGCGGGACGACGATCTCCCGCTGGCGTGCACCGGTTAG
- a CDS encoding CBS domain-containing protein → MKASDVMTTTVMSVPANATIADTVQLLIEHGYSGLPVVDGAGQLVGIVTEGDLLRRAELGTETKRPRWLSYILGPGRLAEDYVQAHARRVEEVMTREVATVAPEASLEDVVALMESKSVKRIPVARDGRLVGIITRADLLKALNVALLRRPEPARGDAAIQEAITAEIAKQAWAPVNGVDIFVRDGIVHLVGVIVTDEVRYALKVLAEGIPGTRAVKDHLTYVEPVSGMFIEAPDGPAPEEFTGGGKD, encoded by the coding sequence ATGAAAGCCTCGGATGTCATGACGACCACTGTGATGAGCGTGCCGGCGAATGCGACGATCGCCGACACTGTCCAGTTGCTCATCGAGCATGGGTACAGTGGTCTTCCCGTTGTGGATGGGGCCGGCCAGCTCGTCGGTATCGTGACCGAAGGTGACCTCCTGCGGCGAGCCGAGCTCGGAACCGAGACCAAGAGGCCGCGCTGGCTATCCTACATCCTGGGGCCTGGTCGTCTCGCCGAGGATTACGTGCAAGCCCATGCTCGCCGTGTCGAGGAGGTGATGACCCGCGAGGTCGCGACCGTCGCCCCGGAGGCGAGCCTTGAAGATGTTGTGGCCCTTATGGAAAGCAAGAGCGTCAAGCGTATCCCGGTCGCGCGCGATGGGCGGCTCGTCGGCATCATCACGCGTGCGGACCTTCTCAAGGCGCTGAATGTTGCCCTGCTTCGTCGGCCGGAACCCGCCCGTGGAGACGCCGCGATCCAGGAAGCAATCACGGCCGAGATTGCCAAGCAGGCTTGGGCGCCGGTCAATGGCGTCGACATCTTCGTCCGCGATGGAATCGTGCATCTCGTCGGCGTGATCGTTACCGACGAAGTCCGCTATGCCTTGAAAGTGCTGGCCGAGGGCATTCCCGGCACCAGGGCGGTGAAGGACCACCTGACTTATGTCGAGCCGGTCTCCGGCATGTTCATCGAAGCCCCAGATGGCCCCGCGCCGGAAGAATTCACGGGCGGCGGGAAGGATTAG
- a CDS encoding cell wall hydrolase, producing the protein MNERSFAKISMGLALLLVSLTLGACSASRGTVSDARTFSGSSRECLARAMYFESNRSSEDGMLAVGSVVMNRVESRQFQNSICGVVGAPRQFAQGVLSKPMKEGASRERALKVADAILSGKRHKGVDKKVMYFHTAGLKFPYNNMHYTVVAGGNAFYEKRSRKPTIPVAPIETASPVIMVADARPATRNVPSFATASADQPERSTEARTVVASYAPAQDAAPAPAVARAQPETQPAAAVVQAVVEQEPARTPVLRTATQPKPVYQPKPVVVASMMPLPPSRSTMAAPPARAPRNLTELIEATSHVNAGLGPIY; encoded by the coding sequence ATGAACGAACGCAGCTTCGCGAAGATCTCGATGGGCTTGGCCTTGCTGCTTGTGTCACTGACGCTCGGTGCTTGCAGCGCTTCTCGTGGAACGGTCTCCGATGCACGCACATTCTCTGGCAGCAGCCGGGAATGCCTCGCACGCGCCATGTATTTCGAATCCAATCGTTCGAGTGAAGACGGCATGCTGGCCGTTGGCTCCGTGGTAATGAACCGCGTCGAGTCGCGACAGTTCCAGAATTCCATATGCGGCGTGGTCGGTGCACCGCGACAGTTCGCCCAAGGCGTTCTTTCCAAGCCGATGAAGGAAGGGGCTTCCCGCGAGCGCGCGCTCAAGGTGGCGGACGCGATTCTCTCCGGCAAGCGCCACAAGGGCGTCGACAAGAAGGTCATGTACTTCCACACGGCCGGCTTGAAGTTCCCCTACAACAACATGCATTACACGGTCGTTGCCGGGGGTAATGCCTTCTACGAGAAGCGCAGCCGCAAGCCGACCATACCGGTCGCGCCGATCGAGACCGCCTCGCCCGTCATCATGGTCGCGGATGCGCGTCCCGCCACGCGTAACGTCCCGAGCTTCGCGACCGCCTCGGCGGATCAACCAGAACGGTCGACCGAAGCGCGCACCGTTGTCGCGAGCTATGCGCCGGCGCAGGACGCCGCGCCCGCACCCGCGGTGGCGCGAGCCCAGCCTGAGACACAGCCGGCCGCAGCGGTCGTGCAGGCGGTGGTGGAGCAGGAGCCTGCGAGGACGCCGGTGCTGCGTACTGCGACGCAACCCAAGCCCGTCTACCAGCCGAAGCCGGTCGTCGTGGCTTCTATGATGCCGCTGCCGCCGAGCCGTTCGACGATGGCTGCTCCTCCGGCGCGTGCGCCGCGCAATCTGACGGAGCTCATCGAGGCAACGTCGCATGTCAATGCGGGTCTCGGCCCGATCTATTGA
- a CDS encoding response regulator, which produces MSDDHKGTAHILVVDDEVRIRDMLHRYFDGEGFKVSLADGGPAMRAALEREHIDLVLLDLMMPGDDGFTLAKEIRARPDIGIIMLTGRSDMIDRVVGLEVGADDYIAKPFHLREVHARVKSVLRRLQPSARPSGQAASSAEQTVRFDGWLLNLDRRQLTAPTGDDVALTTGEFDLLAVFVSNAGRVLDRDRLMDLTRGRHWEAFDRTIDAQVGRLRRKLDIDPSSPSLIKSVRGVGYVFTGAVARS; this is translated from the coding sequence TTGAGCGACGACCACAAAGGAACAGCGCATATCCTCGTGGTGGACGACGAAGTTCGCATCCGGGACATGCTCCATCGCTATTTCGACGGCGAGGGTTTCAAGGTCTCCTTGGCCGACGGCGGGCCAGCCATGCGCGCCGCTCTTGAGCGCGAGCATATCGATCTCGTCTTGCTCGACCTCATGATGCCGGGCGACGACGGTTTCACCCTCGCGAAGGAGATCCGTGCCCGCCCGGACATCGGCATCATCATGCTGACGGGGCGCAGCGATATGATCGACCGGGTTGTCGGCCTGGAAGTCGGTGCTGACGATTATATCGCCAAGCCCTTTCATCTGCGCGAGGTTCACGCGCGGGTCAAAAGCGTGCTCAGGCGCCTGCAGCCGAGCGCCCGGCCGTCCGGCCAAGCCGCTTCCTCAGCGGAGCAGACCGTACGCTTCGACGGATGGCTGCTCAACCTGGATCGCCGGCAACTGACGGCGCCCACCGGTGACGACGTCGCGTTGACCACCGGCGAGTTCGATCTGCTTGCGGTTTTCGTCAGCAACGCCGGGCGCGTGCTCGATCGCGATCGGCTCATGGATCTGACCCGCGGACGTCATTGGGAAGCTTTCGATCGTACCATTGACGCGCAAGTGGGGCGCTTGCGCCGCAAGCTCGACATCGATCCCAGCAGTCCCTCGCTGATCAAGTCCGTGCGTGGCGTCGGCTATGTCTTCACAGGTGCGGTCGCCCGGAGCTGA
- a CDS encoding efflux transporter outer membrane subunit: MKLKSIIGYGCSAALMTSIAGCVGTPAERPVMSEPRGWSAPLATNAPTWPAPGWWSGFGSRELDKVVITAHANNTDIAIAAARILQAEARTRVVGAALFPSIGFDADAALRGNAGNSNVTRSYGAGVGGSYEVDLWGRLRANEAAAEATLRASTADQSTVALSITADVVNNYLTVLSLRDRLRIAHSNLTNARSVLSTIEARVRAGAGTDLDLAQQRAVIAGQEATLPQLERQEFEARSALAVLLDQPLDTFTVAGNSLSGIRAPQVKPGLPSELLTRRPDIKAAEERLAAAGADVQAARAAFFPTINLTGTTNLASTALTSLFSGGAFGYGLAAGLVQPIFDGGRLIGQRDLALASQQELIASYRAVLASAFADVSVALKAVETLNRQAVFVAEQQRQAQIAFRLADARYRAGATDLITLLDAQRTLFQAEDQMAVMNLQRLQASVGLFRALGGGWQATPARTASR, encoded by the coding sequence ATGAAGCTCAAGTCAATCATCGGCTATGGCTGCAGCGCGGCCCTGATGACCTCGATCGCGGGATGCGTAGGCACGCCCGCTGAGAGGCCGGTGATGTCCGAACCGCGCGGCTGGAGCGCACCGCTCGCCACCAATGCGCCGACCTGGCCGGCGCCGGGATGGTGGAGCGGGTTCGGCAGCAGGGAGCTCGACAAGGTCGTCATCACGGCCCATGCCAACAACACTGATATCGCCATCGCGGCGGCGAGAATCTTGCAAGCTGAGGCGCGCACCCGCGTGGTCGGAGCCGCGCTGTTCCCGAGCATCGGTTTCGATGCTGACGCGGCCTTGCGCGGCAATGCCGGCAACAGCAACGTCACCCGCTCTTACGGGGCCGGCGTCGGCGGCAGCTACGAGGTGGACCTTTGGGGGCGGCTTCGAGCGAACGAAGCGGCGGCTGAGGCCACGCTGCGGGCAAGCACGGCGGACCAAAGCACGGTCGCGCTGAGCATCACGGCCGATGTCGTGAACAATTACCTGACCGTGCTTTCCCTACGCGACAGGTTGCGCATTGCTCACTCGAACCTCACCAACGCCCGCAGCGTGCTCAGCACCATAGAGGCGCGCGTCCGCGCCGGTGCGGGAACAGATCTTGACCTGGCGCAGCAACGGGCCGTGATCGCCGGCCAAGAGGCCACGCTGCCACAGCTGGAACGGCAGGAATTCGAGGCCCGTTCGGCCTTGGCGGTCCTCCTGGACCAACCGCTCGATACATTCACCGTCGCTGGGAACTCGCTGTCCGGCATTCGCGCGCCGCAGGTCAAACCGGGGCTGCCCTCCGAGCTTCTGACGCGCCGCCCCGATATCAAGGCGGCAGAAGAGCGCCTGGCCGCAGCCGGCGCCGATGTCCAGGCAGCGCGCGCCGCCTTCTTCCCCACGATCAATCTGACTGGCACCACAAATCTTGCCAGCACCGCGCTGACATCCCTGTTCAGTGGTGGAGCCTTCGGCTACGGCCTCGCCGCCGGGCTTGTGCAGCCGATCTTCGATGGCGGACGGCTGATCGGCCAAAGGGATCTCGCGCTCGCCAGCCAGCAGGAGCTTATCGCGAGCTATCGCGCAGTCCTCGCTTCCGCCTTCGCCGATGTCAGCGTCGCGCTCAAGGCGGTCGAGACCCTGAACAGGCAGGCCGTTTTCGTCGCCGAACAGCAGCGCCAAGCCCAGATTGCGTTCCGGCTCGCCGACGCGCGCTATCGCGCCGGCGCAACAGATCTCATCACGCTGCTCGACGCGCAACGCACCCTGTTTCAGGCGGAAGATCAGATGGCGGTGATGAATCTTCAGCGCCTGCAGGCCAGTGTCGGGCTGTTTCGAGCGCTGGGCGGCGGCTGGCAAGCCACTCCGGCCAGGACAGCGAGCCGTTAA
- a CDS encoding carboxypeptidase M32, translating into MTAYSELSAHFGRVAALANAVGILQWDNDTMMPRGAAATRAESMALLHVLRHGMMTDPRIGDWLEAAAADTSLGAWEKANLREIRRVWTVETAVPSDLVEASSKAISACEMTWRQARAESDFKALLPTLSEVLNLQRAIGEAKGETLGLSAYDALLNDYEPGGHSTAIDALFDDLADFLPGLTAEVLEVQARRPADPPLAGPFPVAAQRALGMQMMEVLGYDFERGRLDVSTHPFCGGADNDVRITTRYDEDDFTSALMGVIHETGHALYEQGRPQAQLGQPVSVARGMSIHESQSLLMEMQACRSREFLRFAAPVMRKAMGGSGPAWEADALWRRYTHVERGFIRVDADEITYPAHVILRYRLEKALIADAMPLAELPLAWNAGMHDLLGVTPPNDRLGCLQDVHWPSGGWGYFPTYTLGAMTAAQLFDAARQANPDVLPAIGRGDFVPLVNWLRSNIHIYGSFYETNDLLTHATGRPLDASVFKAHLRRRYIEEV; encoded by the coding sequence ATGACCGCCTATTCCGAGCTCTCCGCGCATTTCGGCCGTGTCGCGGCGCTGGCCAATGCGGTCGGCATCCTGCAATGGGACAACGACACCATGATGCCGCGGGGCGCGGCGGCCACGCGTGCCGAGAGCATGGCGCTGCTGCATGTCTTGCGCCATGGCATGATGACCGACCCGCGCATCGGCGACTGGCTGGAGGCGGCGGCGGCCGACACAAGCCTCGGCGCCTGGGAGAAGGCCAACCTGCGCGAGATACGCCGGGTCTGGACGGTCGAGACCGCGGTGCCGTCGGATCTCGTCGAAGCGTCTAGCAAGGCGATCTCGGCCTGCGAGATGACCTGGCGGCAGGCGCGCGCGGAATCCGACTTCAAGGCGCTGCTGCCGACACTGTCCGAGGTCCTCAACCTGCAGCGCGCTATCGGCGAGGCGAAGGGCGAGACGCTCGGCCTCTCCGCCTATGACGCCCTGCTGAACGACTACGAGCCCGGCGGGCACTCCACGGCCATCGATGCGTTGTTCGATGATCTGGCTGACTTCCTGCCGGGGCTCACTGCCGAGGTGCTGGAGGTCCAGGCGCGCCGGCCGGCCGATCCGCCGCTGGCGGGGCCGTTCCCGGTAGCAGCCCAGCGCGCACTCGGCATGCAGATGATGGAAGTGCTCGGCTATGATTTCGAGCGTGGGCGGCTCGACGTCTCGACCCACCCGTTCTGCGGGGGAGCGGACAATGACGTGCGCATCACGACGCGCTATGACGAGGACGATTTCACCAGCGCCCTGATGGGGGTAATCCACGAGACGGGCCATGCCCTCTATGAGCAGGGGCGCCCTCAGGCGCAGCTTGGCCAGCCCGTCAGCGTCGCGCGCGGTATGAGCATTCACGAGAGCCAATCCCTGCTCATGGAGATGCAAGCCTGCCGCAGCCGCGAGTTCCTCCGCTTCGCCGCGCCGGTCATGCGCAAGGCGATGGGGGGCAGCGGCCCGGCCTGGGAGGCCGATGCCCTGTGGCGTCGCTATACGCATGTGGAGCGCGGCTTCATTCGTGTCGACGCGGACGAGATCACCTATCCAGCCCATGTCATCCTGCGCTACCGCCTGGAAAAGGCTCTGATCGCTGACGCAATGCCGCTCGCGGAGCTGCCGCTCGCCTGGAACGCGGGCATGCACGACCTCCTTGGCGTGACGCCGCCGAACGACCGGCTCGGCTGTCTCCAGGACGTGCACTGGCCGAGCGGTGGCTGGGGCTATTTTCCGACTTATACGCTCGGCGCCATGACCGCCGCCCAGCTTTTTGATGCCGCCCGCCAGGCTAATCCTGATGTTTTGCCGGCTATCGGCCGCGGCGACTTCGTGCCCCTCGTCAATTGGCTACGCTCGAACATTCACATCTACGGATCGTTTTATGAGACCAACGATCTGTTGACCCATGCGACCGGCCGGCCGCTCGACGCCAGTGTGTTCAAGGCGCATCTGCGCCGGCGCTATATCGAGGAAGTATAG
- a CDS encoding MacB family efflux pump subunit, with translation MNAEPDPRQSLTKPKVAIQPLIELDGITKVYVTEGGVRAEALKGVSLTIYPGEFVAIVGSSGSGKSSLMNILGCLDRPTSGRYRFAGRDVEDLSRDELAQLRRHEFGFVFQSYNLIANATAVENVEIPAIYAGRPASERHEAAESILTSLGLGERLTHLPNQLSGGQQQRVSIARALMNDGRVILADEPTGALDSKSGQQLLDLMKRLSDEGRTIILITHDRNVAAQTRRVVEIQDGRILSDTGNDLSHLDRTVSHGLPAHPAPANRHPAGQMAEAAKMAMRALGTNPFRTLLTLLGIMIGVASVIAMLAVGEGAKRNVLDRVSAMGSNLLLVRPGAPNQRFSAGGSVTSLIPADAEAIAKQENVVVAVPEISSSVTVRGGRVDYSTLATGTTSGYPVAQRWDIAHGTFFTPEDAESYAAVVVLGTTVANILFPDGEEPLGRFIIINNVPFQVIGVLAPKGANAGGRDMDDVMIVPITTGSLRIFGRRHVQSITVAVADTSRIDQSEADVRALLTDRHGKEDFQIRNMASLIETVSATANTMTVLLGSIAAISLLVGGIGVMNVMLMSVTERTREIGIRMATGAATRDILSQFMTEAFVISACGGIAGIALGFFAAWVTTLTGMTVQLSAGPVLLAFGCAVSTGFLFGLAPAIKASRLDPVVALANE, from the coding sequence ATGAACGCCGAGCCTGATCCTCGCCAATCTCTCACGAAGCCGAAGGTGGCCATCCAGCCGCTCATCGAACTCGACGGCATCACCAAGGTCTACGTGACTGAGGGCGGCGTGCGCGCCGAAGCGCTGAAGGGGGTCTCGCTCACCATCTATCCCGGCGAATTTGTCGCCATTGTCGGATCCTCCGGCTCCGGCAAATCAAGCCTGATGAACATTCTCGGCTGTCTCGACAGGCCGACCTCAGGTCGTTACCGCTTCGCCGGGCGCGACGTCGAAGATCTCTCGCGCGACGAACTCGCGCAGCTCCGGCGGCACGAATTCGGCTTCGTCTTTCAGAGCTACAACCTCATCGCAAACGCGACTGCCGTGGAGAACGTCGAGATCCCGGCCATCTACGCGGGCCGGCCCGCTAGCGAGCGCCACGAGGCTGCAGAGAGCATCCTGACCAGCCTCGGGCTTGGCGAGCGATTGACGCATTTGCCGAACCAGCTCTCCGGAGGTCAGCAGCAACGCGTCTCGATTGCCCGCGCGCTGATGAATGACGGCCGCGTCATTCTCGCCGACGAGCCGACCGGCGCACTCGACAGCAAGAGCGGTCAGCAGCTGCTCGACCTTATGAAGCGCCTTTCGGACGAGGGGCGCACCATCATCCTGATCACCCACGACCGCAATGTCGCCGCGCAGACCCGTCGCGTGGTCGAGATCCAGGATGGACGCATCCTGTCCGACACGGGCAATGATCTAAGCCATCTCGACCGCACGGTGTCCCACGGGCTGCCGGCCCATCCGGCACCGGCGAACCGCCACCCCGCCGGCCAAATGGCCGAGGCGGCCAAGATGGCGATGCGGGCCCTGGGGACCAATCCGTTTCGCACACTGCTGACGCTGCTCGGAATCATGATCGGCGTCGCCTCCGTCATCGCCATGCTTGCCGTTGGAGAGGGAGCCAAGCGGAACGTGCTCGACCGCGTTTCGGCCATGGGCAGCAACCTTCTGCTGGTCCGGCCCGGCGCGCCGAACCAACGCTTCTCAGCAGGTGGCTCGGTCACCAGCCTCATCCCCGCGGACGCGGAGGCCATCGCAAAACAGGAGAATGTGGTCGTCGCCGTGCCAGAGATCTCGTCCTCAGTGACAGTGCGCGGCGGCCGCGTCGACTACAGCACCCTCGCCACGGGGACGACCTCCGGTTATCCCGTCGCCCAGCGCTGGGATATCGCGCATGGCACCTTTTTCACACCCGAGGATGCGGAAAGCTACGCTGCGGTAGTGGTTCTCGGCACGACTGTCGCGAATATCCTTTTCCCTGACGGGGAGGAGCCACTCGGGCGGTTCATCATCATCAACAATGTCCCATTCCAGGTCATCGGCGTGCTGGCCCCCAAGGGAGCGAATGCGGGCGGACGGGATATGGACGATGTGATGATCGTTCCGATTACCACCGGCAGCCTCCGGATTTTTGGTCGACGCCATGTTCAATCGATCACCGTCGCCGTCGCGGATACGAGCCGGATCGATCAAAGCGAGGCGGACGTGCGGGCTCTCCTCACGGATCGGCACGGCAAGGAAGATTTCCAGATCCGCAACATGGCGTCGCTGATCGAAACGGTGTCGGCCACGGCGAATACGATGACGGTGCTGCTCGGCTCCATCGCGGCCATCTCCCTCCTTGTCGGCGGCATCGGCGTCATGAACGTCATGCTGATGAGCGTCACCGAGCGCACCCGTGAGATCGGCATCCGCATGGCGACCGGCGCCGCAACTCGCGACATATTGAGCCAGTTCATGACGGAGGCCTTCGTCATATCAGCCTGCGGAGGCATCGCAGGTATCGCACTGGGCTTCTTCGCCGCGTGGGTCACAACTCTCACCGGCATGACGGTGCAGCTCAGCGCGGGCCCGGTTCTCCTTGCTTTCGGCTGCGCGGTCAGCACGGGCTTCCTTTTTGGTCTCGCTCCTGCGATCAAGGCCTCCCGCCTTGATCCCGTCGTCGCGCTCGCCAACGAATGA